In the Topomyia yanbarensis strain Yona2022 chromosome 3, ASM3024719v1, whole genome shotgun sequence genome, one interval contains:
- the LOC131688493 gene encoding uncharacterized protein LOC131688493, protein MPKRVRKIGKKLINDVGKKRKGVAKETNNMYLHEMLNDVLEEHEVVLSQEGHAFIDVASARTSTFIEGMDDPLDLSIVHDTSVDGDNDQSNVKSESQTHDEHVVSHMPVAVDNVEMQTSARAVLDEIDQSAISNVDMMVTDEEKSIEATVRSGNSDDPDGPAVILGSKTSDSEQEINWQEKHNKVQEKLKKKVAENKKLREKIEKLTKELAEMKDIALNQVQENQKLRTSERTTFTTDPEIGITVKQLEEINNDSKNVGQFAQNLALLMYGAETLRQMSVTGRKYAHSADMAAKPPIEERKLRFIYKKAQERVALQKGTTNYSNIHGSEPESDQPSTRRKNRKFKKSCVVRS, encoded by the exons ATGCCGAAGCGTGTtcgaaaaattggtaaaaaattgataaatg aTGTCGGAAAAAAGCGCAAGGGAGTTGCAAAAGAAACCAACAACATGTATCTCCACGAAATG CTTAATGATGTACTAGAAGAACATGAGGTTGTACTAAGTCAGGAAGGGCATGCATTTATTGATGTGGCCAGCGCTCGCACATCCACTTTTATAGAAGGAATGGATGATCCACTAGATTTGTCAATAGTCCACGACACTAGTGTAGATGGCGACAACGATCAGAGCAATGTAAAATCAGAATCGCAAACGCATGACGAACATGTTGTGAGCCATATGCCAGTTGCAGTTGACAATGTTGAGATGCAGACGTCTGCTCGGGCAGTTCTTGATGAAATAGATCAATCTGCCATTTCGAACGTCGATATGATGGTCACTGATGAAGAAAAATCGATCGAAGCAACCGTCCGTTCTGGAAATTCTGACGATCCGGATGGCCCTGCGGTAATTCTTGGCTCCAAGACCTCTGATTCCGAACAGGAAATAAATTGGCAGGAAAAACATAACAAAGTACAAGAAAAACTAAAGAAAAAGGTTGCTGAAAATAAAAAACTGCGGGAGAAAATTGAAAAGTTAACAAAAGAGCTGGCGGAAATGAAAGACATTGCTTTAAATCAAGTTCAGGAAAATCAGAAATTGAGGACGAGCGAAAGAACT aCTTTCACAACGGATCCAGAAATTGGGATCACTGTAAAGCAGCTGGAAGAGATCAACAATGATTCTAAAAATGTCGGCCAATTTGCACAGAATCTGGCACTTTTAATGTACGGGGCAGAGACTCTACGGCAGATGTCCGTAACAGGACGCAAATATGCCCACTCCGCTGACATGGCAGCTAAACCACCAATTGAGGAGAGAAAACTCCGTTTCATATATA AGAAAGCTCAAGAGAGAGTCGCTCTTCAAAAAGGAACCACAAATTACTCCAATATCCACGGAAGCGAACCCGAGTCTGATCAACCGAGCACTCGcagaaaaaatcgcaaatttaAGAAAAGCTGCGTTGTACGCAGCTAA